One segment of Tenrec ecaudatus isolate mTenEca1 chromosome 1, mTenEca1.hap1, whole genome shotgun sequence DNA contains the following:
- the LOC142430060 gene encoding LOW QUALITY PROTEIN: vomeronasal type-2 receptor 116-like (The sequence of the model RefSeq protein was modified relative to this genomic sequence to represent the inferred CDS: deleted 1 base in 1 codon; substituted 1 base at 1 genomic stop codon), whose amino-acid sequence MKGDQFIWYLRKEMTINGVCVAHEEKVPLTKIINAPRDVIYLPRLMNSSANVFIVYGEISTLLHPFIKTTQLENSAGDHVSLDENRNCVSRYEILNFLNFPGDLGFPIKVGEFIAQGLHGESLMIQGELIEWAFGITETPRSVCSNSCDAGFMKIPQKWKPICCFDCISCPEGEISNQTESDTYMDCPQSQYPNIERNRCLPKFANFLAHDDPLGMSLACTALVFSVITAGVLWVFVKHRDSPIVKANNQTLSYVLLLSLLLCFLCSLLFIGRPDTATCILQQITVGVVFTVAVSAVLAKTITVILAFKALTPGRTMRQLALSGASNAVVPICSLIQLIVCGVWLGTSPPFVDTDTHSEARHIIIVYNKGSVTAFYSVLGFLGFLDLGTFFLAYQARNLPDTFNEAKFLTFSMLVFCSVWVTFLPVYHSTQGXVMVTVEIFSILASSVGLLGCIFAPKCYVIFLHPGRNTSKVLRNKTFFEEK is encoded by the exons ATGAAAGGTGACCAGTTCATTTGGTACCTTAGAAAAGAGATGACCATCAACGGTGTTTGTGTGGCACACGAAGAAAAAGTTCCCCTGACCAAGATAATAAACGCACCAAGAGATGTGATCTACCTTCCCAGACTCATGAACTCATCTGCAAATGTGTTCATCGTTTATGGTGAGATCAGTACTTTA CTCCACCCATTCATAAAGACTACGCAGCTGGAAAACAGTGCTGGAGATCATGTCTCCCTGGATGAGAACAGAAACTGTGTGTCACGATATGAGATTCTGAACTTTCTGAATTTTCCTGGTGATCTTGGCTTTCCCATCAAAGTCGGAGAGTTCATTGCCCAGGGTCTACATGGAGAAAGTTTGATGATCCAGGGGGAGCTGATAGAATGGGCTTTTGGAATCACGGAG ACTCCTCGCTCTGTATGTAGCAATAGCTGTGATGCAGGATTCATGAAAATCCCTCAGAAATGGAAGCCTATCTGCTGTTTTGATTGTATTTCATGTCCAGAGGGAGAAATATCTAATCAAACAG AGAGTGATACGTATATGGACTGTCCTCAAAGTCAGTATCCCAACATTGAGAGGAACCGCTGTCTGCCCAAATTTGCGAACTTCCTTGCTCATGACGATCCCTTGGGGATGTCTCTGGCCTGTACAGCTCTGGTCTTCTCTGTCATCACTGCAGGGGTCTTGTGGGTCTTCGTGAAGCATCGAGACTCCCCCATAGTCAAGGCCAACAACCAGACCCTCAGCTatgtcctcctcctctccctcctcctctgcttcctctgcTCCTTACTCTTCATTGGCCGTCCCGACACAGCCACCTGCATCCTCCAGCAAATCACCGTTGGAGTTGTGTTCACTGTGGCTGTTTCCGCTGTTTTAGCCAAAACCATCACTGTGATTCTGGCATTCAAGGCCTTGACACCTGGAAGAACCATGAGGCAG TTGGCGCTGTCTGGAGCTTCTAATGCTGTGGTGCCCATCTGCTCCTTGATCCAACtgattgtctgtggggtctggcTGGGGACCTCTCCACCTTTTgtggacacagacacacactcagagGCCAGACATATCATCATCGTGTACAACAAGGGCTCAGTCACTGCTTTCTACAGTGTCCTGGGATTCCTGGGCTTCTTGGACCTGGGGACATTTTTCTTGGCTTACCAGGCCAGGAACCTGCCTGACACCTTCAATGAGGCCAAATTCCTGACCTTCAGCATGCTGGTGTTCTGCAGTGTCTGGGTCACCTTCCTCCCTGTCTACCACAGTACCCAGGGCTAGGTCATGGTGACTGTGGAGATCTTCTCCATCTTAGCCTCCAGTGTGGGGCTTCTAGGCTGCATCTTTGCCCCCAAGTGCTATGTCATCTTCCTTCATCCAGGTAGGAACACATCAAAAGTGTTAAGGAATAAAACTTTTTTTGAGGAAAAGTGA